The following is a genomic window from Candidatus Dormiibacterota bacterium.
CAGCAACAGCGCGAATCCGAGCACGATAGCCCAGAGCATCACCGAGGGCGCGAGGGCCCCGCTCGCGAGCGCGCGCCGTGCGGTGCGCGGATTGCGCGCGTCGATATCGCGATCGAAGTAACGGTTGGCGGCCATCGCCGCCGTACGCGCGCCCAATACGGCGAGCGTAATCCAGACCAACGCTTGCCACGGCGGCAGCCCTCTGGCCCCGAGTACCGCACCGACGTAGGCAAACGGCAACGCGAAGAGCGTGTGTTCGACGCGGATCTCGCGCAGGAACAGCGAGAGCGTCTTCATCGGCGCATCAGCCTTTGGTACGCGCTTGGGCCCTGCCCGCTCCATGCGTCGGGGACCAGCGATTTGGAGATGGCATCGAGACCGTAATCGCGCCAACGCTTGCTCACGAGTTGCTGCGTTTTGGCATCCATGACGATATCCGGCGGCCATTCGCGATCGTAGCCTTCGGCCGCGCTCTTACGCGTTGCGTCGATGCCGATCTTGGTTCCGTAGGCGACGTTATACGAACCGTGGTCGAGGTCGTCGACCGGGCCGGGCATCATGACGATGTCGCGGTCGGGTGCGAGATTGTTGAAGACGAACCACGCGACGCTGCGCGGGTCTTGGACGTCGACGTCGGCGTCGACGATGACGAGGGTGCGCGTGAGCATCATCATGTGGCCCAGGCCCCAGAGTGCGTTCATGACTTTTTTCGCGTGGCCGGGGTACTTCTTTTTGATGGAAACGAGTGCGAGATTGTGAAAGCCGCCTTCGACCGGAAGGTTCATATCTACGACTTCGGGCAGCACCATCTGCAAGATCGGCAAAAAGATGCGTTCGGTGGCTTTGCCGAGCCAAGCGTCTTCCATCGGCGGTTTTCCGACCACCGTCGCTGCATAGATCGGGTCGCGCCGATGCGTGATCGCGGTGATATGGAACGTCGGATAGTTATCCGCCAAGCTGTAGACGCCGGTGTGATCGCCGAAGGGGCCCTCCGTGCGGATATCGGTGTTATCGACGTAGCCCTCGAGAACGAACTCGGCATCCGCGGGTACTTTGAGATCGACGGTTTTGGCTTGCACCAGCTCGACCGGTTTGCCGCGCAGCAGGCCCGCGAACGCGTATTCGTCGAGGACGGGCGGCAGCGGCGCGGTCGCCGCATAGGTGAGCGCCGGATCGGAACCGATCGCGACCGCGACCGGGATGCGATCTCCCCACGCGTCCGCGTGCGCGCGCCCTTGCTTGTGACGTTGCCAATGCATCCCGGTTTCGCGCGCGTTGTAGGCTTGCATGCGATACATGCCCACGTTGGGACGATTCGTGCGCGGGTCTTTCGTGATGACGAGCGGGAGCGTGATGAAGGGGCCGCCGTCCATCGGCCACGTCGTAAGGATCGGCAGCGCGCGCAGGTCGGGCTGCTTCATGACGATATCCTGGCAGCTCCCGCTGCGCACGGTTTTTGGAATGGCGTTCGCGAGCGGTGCAAGCTGCATCAGGGCACCGAATTTCTCTGCGAGCGACGCTCCCGGCGGCGTGATATCGATCAGCTTACGCACGCGCTCGCTGACGCTTGCCAGCGAATCCGCATCGAACGCCATCGCCATCCGCCGTTGGCTACCGAACTGGTTGGTTAGGACGGGAAAGCGCGATCCTTTGACGTTGGTGAACAACAACGCGGGGCCGCCGGCTTTCACCACGCGATCGGTAATCTCGCTAATTTCGAGATAGGGGTCGACGGGCGCTGAAATAACGTGGAGCTCGCCCGCCTTACGGAGCGCATCGACAAAGGAGCGCAGGGAATCGAAGGCCATGATACACGCTCCTTTGCGCGCGCGAGAACCGGCTTCCTAGTCGGGGAGTTGCATCGCCTTTTTGATGAGGCGGTCGCGGGTGGACGGCGGCAGCATCGCGACCATCGCCTGCAGCTTGGCTTGCTTCCCGATGACGTAGCGTTCGCGCGGGCGCTCCGAGCGTAGCGCTCCCAGCACCGCTTCCGCCACGGCGCCGGGCTCCATGCCGTGCCGCTCCTCGCGTTCCGTCTGGGCGACGATGGCCTCGATAAACGGCCCATAATGTTCGATCGCGGCGGCCGGGAGTTTGGCGATCAATGCATCCTTGGCGGTGCGTCCTTTCGACCAAATCGGCGTTTTAACGGCGGCGAACTCGAAGAGCGAGACCGCGATACCGAATCCCGCAAGTTCCTGACGCATGGCGTCAACGAGCGACGCGAGCGCGGCTTTCGATGCGCTATAGGGCCCAACGAACGGTGCGGAGATGCGTCCGGCGATCGAGCCGATGAACGCGATGCGGCCGCCCCGCTCGCGAAGCATGGGCAGCATCGCCTGCGCGATCGCGATCGGTCCGTAGACGTTGATCTCGAACTGCTTGCGGATATCGTCGAGCGGAAGAAATTCGAGCGGACCGGCAACCGCTACGCCCGCGTTGTTGACCAGCCCGTACAGCGGGATGCCACTCTCGCGAACGAGCGCGGCGGCGGTGCGGATATCGGCCGCTTTCGTAACGTCGAGCGTTATCGGCGTGAGGTTCGGGTGGGCGGCCGCGAGGCGCGAGGCGTCGTCTTCGGTACGAACGCCGGCAAAAACGGCATAGCCGTTTTGCGCTAAGAGGTGCGCGGTTGCGTAACCTATGCCGGTCGATGCGCCGGTGACGAGAATCGCTTGCTTACCCATGCTGCCTTATTAAGAGCAAAGGCGTGTCTCGCATGATCTGACTACGAGGCTCCATTGCCTGCCGCCTTAGCAGCCTTTTTTGCCGCCGCGATGGCAGCTACTTCGGCGAGAGCTTCGTTGTGCCGTTCGCGCGCCACGTATGTATGCTCAATCAGCATTTCGACCAAGCGGATAAGAGCTGCGGCCTCTTCCGGCTCAACCTCAACCATGATGTTAATGTCTTGTTCAGGATGCGCCCCAACGTTCCCAATTTCGCGAAGTTGATCTATCGCGGTCCAAATATCCGCAGGAAGCCTTCCTTTGATTGCTTGTATTTCTGCGTACAATGTCTTTTCGGATACACCGAAGAAGTCGCGAATTATCTGCTGAACGGTACGGCGTGAAAGTGTTGCAGATGCCTTAGCGCTGAGCGCCTCTACCATGCAGGCTTCCTCATAATCCTGCACGATAGAACGCGGCACAAACGCAGGCAAGCCCTTCGCCCGCGACGCGGGTAAAAGGGGCCAGGACTGTATGATTTTGCCAGCTTTCGCGGCTCCAGAAATTTCAGGGTACATTGGCTTGGCGATCGCACAGGTAACCGCAACGTTGCGACATTTGGGATTGGGGCAAACAACCGCAGTTGTGCGAAATACGAGATGGTGTCCGTACGCATTATCAATATTCAAACGATCATAGAAGATCTCGAAATCGATTCCCTCCGTGATCGATGCATGGTGCTCGCAGAACGGGCACTGATATTGAGACGCCACTTAAAATGAACCTCCGCGTGCCTGCTATGGAATGCTAGTGAATTGCGAAACGGCCTCGAGTACTTTGAAAAGGGCATCCGCCGAAAGCTCCTTGCCCTCGTATTCGCAGCGATAGAGTCCCTGGAGATTCGAGGGGAGTTTTACTGACTTCTCGACGAGCAAGATCACGTTCTTGCGGTAGAGTGCTATAGCCGCACCGATCTCGATCAGCACGTTTTCATTGATGCGAACTACTTCGTTGCCGTCTGGATCGGTGAGTATTCCCTCGTGCCCGACGTGGATGATCCCCGCGAAGCAGCTACGCATATCGTCGAAGACCTTATCCGGTACAGGTTTTGCAGTTGCCTCTCGTTTGACGGAGGCTACCGGATCCAATTTCGCAATTCGGATTGCCTTTTCCAACTGCTCAAGTACGCGGTGGTCGGAACCATGTGAAATGAACACCTTGCTGTTCGACGTTAGTGGTGTGCGCGTACGCGATACTTCCTGCGGCGCATCCAAGTAAGTCTCGCCGTTCTCCAGCGTTTCAACACCGCGCGCGGGTGCTTCGGCGGGGCCAGCGACGGTGAAGCGCCCGCCGCCGAGACGAGGCTGGGCGACCACAAACGGGCCGGTCTTTGTTTCAATGATCAGACCGGCGAACATGCCGTTTTGTTTTAACACCTCGAAGGAGGCGGCGCTGCGTTCCTTCGAGATTCCCATTGAGGCCAACACGTTAGCCCCGATGTTGTCGGCCGGAAGCTTTTTCTGTTCGTAACGCCCGAAGAACTCGGCGGGAACGGTCGGCTTCTTGGCGGCTTCCGCAAGAGCCAGTATGTCATCGCCGTCCTCCGTTGGGGCCACTGCTCGACGGCCAAGCGCGGTCAACTGAATCTCTTTCGAGTTGTAACCACCGGCAGTAAGTCCGTAAGCGATTGACGCTCCGGTGAGCTGTCGCCAGGCGCTGCTTGTCGGCGAAATATCTAGCGCAATGGCTAGGTCTACCGGCATCGCGCTTCGCCCCGCAAAATTATCCCAGATCGCCTGAGCGACGGGGAGTGCCTTTTGAAGGCTCACAGACGGCATGACCCCCTGCGAGGCTCTCTTGTCCCCGATCGCTGGTCCGTTTGAGGCAGTATCCATTGTCAATACCCCGAACTTAGGTTGGCTTGGCGCTTATTATAGCAGACTGCCAAATCAGAGTACAATAGCCGCGATTTTTAAGCATTTTCCGCTCCTCGTCACGGACTGTCCGGACGAATGTGCCAAATTCTGATTCAATCCTTGTTTCCTGCGAGGGCCATCAAGGTGGCACTTGTAGGGGTAAATATCCCCCAACCTTCCCCTTGAGTGTACGAAACCTTCGAAAGCGACAACTCATCGAGCAGATTTCGGCAGAACATTCGCTGTCGCTAGGAGCGCGAACCCGGGAGCTCGATCGGAGTGGTCCGCAAGACGGATGCGACCCGACAAAGGGTACGGAGGGTGGCGTTCAGTTCGTCCCCTTCGATCTTCGGGAAATGGCGTATCATCATGCTGGACACCTCAAAAAAAATTAATCTGGACCCACTACCGGTTGATCGGGCTTGAGCGACGAGGCCCATCGGAAGAGATATTCGAGACAGCGCGTGACGCCAGTAAGCGCGCGGGGCGGACGCCGGGCGGGACGAAGCCCAAGAGACGTTTGTTTATAACCCGCCGTTGGCTAGAGCATTGCCAGGAGTATTTGTTGAAATAATCCGCCCGCGACGCTGGAAATGATGCTGCGAAACGCGCTAACCGTCTTGCAACAACAGTTGGAGGCGGCTGGTGAATGTACAGCGTTGGATTTCGTACCCTACGCATTTTGCGTGGCGATCCTCGATTTTACCGTTGAGCGCATACAGGTCTTGCGCGGTTAAAACAAGAGGCGGGTCAATGCATTTCACTTGCTCGGCGACGCCATGCTTTCACCCTCGGCCATACGCTTTCCGCGCCCATCAATCTGCCTTAGAGAGAGTAAAAGCCAAGGAGTTCGTAGGCTTCGGTCTTTGACAAATCGTTTGTCTCAGCGAGCGAAGCGTGTCGACAAGTCCACCTATGGTGGAAAGAGTGAGCAAGTTGCCCATGATCTCCGAGTTCCAGGAATGCCGCGCAATGTCCGGCGCGAGAAAGAAAAACGGGCACCGTAGCGGTGCCCGTCTTCCAACTCGGCGACGTTGTCGCTAGTCTTCGTGGTTTTGGTTTTGCTGCGGACGACGGCGACGGCGCATCGGCGGTGCGCCGGGAGCGTCGGGTGCCGGTGCCGCTGCGGGCGCCGCAACCGGTGCGGGAGCCTCTTCGCGACGCCGCGGGATGAACTCGCGCGATTCGCGCGGAGCGCGATCGCGATGCCCGCCGCCGCCGCCGTCGCCGGCCCCACCGGGGAGCAACGCCTTGTGCGAGAGGTTCAGGCGACCCTGTCCGTCGACTTCCATGACCTTGACCTTGAGCTTATCGCCGACGTTGACGACGTCTTCAACCTTCTCGACGCGGTTCTGCGCGAGTTGGCTGATGTGCACGAGGCCTTCTTTACCGGGAAGAATCTGCACGAATGCGCCGATCGCGATCACGCGCGTGACGGTGCCTTCGTAGACTTCCCCAACGACGATGTCTTTGGTAATCGCCTCGACCGCTGCGCGAGCTTTCTCGCCGGATTCACCGTCGAGCGAGGTGATGTAGACGGTACCGTCGTCTTCGATGTCGATCTTTTCGCAGCCGGTTTCCTGAATGATCTTGTTGATCATCTTGCCGCCGGGGCCGATGACGTCCTTGATCTTGGCCGGATTGATCTTGACCACGATCATGCGCGGCGCGAACGGCGATAATTCCGTACGCGGTTCGGCGATCGTTTCCACCAGCTTATCGATGATGAAGAAGCGCGATTTCTTCGCTTCGGCCATTGCTTCGCGCATGATGGCGATCGTGATGCCCTGCGACTTGATGTCCATCTGGATCGCGGTGATACCCTTCTTGGTACCGGCGACTTTGAAGTCCATCTCGCCCAGGGCGTCTTCGAGGCCTTGAATGTCGGTGAGCACGGCAAACTTGTTGCCCTTGAACACGAGGCCCATCGCCACGCCGGCGACGTGCGAGGTAATCGGTACGCCGGCATCCATCAGTGCGAGGGTCGAACCGCAAACCGAGGCCATCGACGAAGATCCGTTCGATTCGAGCACTTCGCTCATCAAACGCATCGTATATGGGAACGATTCTTTATCCGGCAGTACCGGAAGCAGCGCGCGCTCGGCGAGTGCTCCGTGGCCGATTTCGCGACGGCCGGGCCCGCGCATCGGGCGGGTCTCGCCGACCGAGAACGGGGGGAAATTGTAGAAATGCATGTAGCGCTTGTCTTCGAGCGCTACGATGCCGTCGAGCCGCTGCGCGTCGCTGGTCGAACCGAGCGTTGCGGCAGTGAAGACCTGCGTCTGTCCGCGCGTGAATACGCCCGAGCCGTGAACGCGCGGCACGTAGTGTACCTTGGACCAAATCGGGCGGATCTCGTTCGGCTTGCGACCGTCGGGGCGAATCTTTTCGTCCACGACCATCGTGCGAAGCTCGTCCTCTTCCATCGATTTGATGATCTTGCCGAAGTCCTTGGCATTCTGCGGATCTTCCAGCAAGGCTTTGATGGCTTCGTCTTTTTTGGTGCAGCGCGCGATCGCTTCGTCGCGGCTGAGTTTGCCGAATGCGGTTTCGCGCTCGCCCTTTTCGACGACGCGCATCGCTTTGGCAACATCTTTAGCGAAGGACTTACGAATCCACTTATCGAGATCCGCGTTGACCTGCTGAACCGGATACTGGCGCTTGGCCTTACCGACTTTCTTCGCGAGCTGGTCGATCGATTTCACGATCTTCTTGATCTCGGTGTGCGCCAGCTCGACGGCAGCCAGGAAATCGTCCTCGCTGAATTCGTCGCCGCCGCCCTCGACCATCATTACGGCATCCGACGTGCCGGCTACGACGACGTCGAGGCCGCCGGTAACGTACTGCGGGAGCGTGGGATTGATGATGAACTTGCCGTCTTCGTCGCGTCCGACGCGTACGGCGGCAACGGTCTTCGCGATCGGAATATCCGAGAATGCGAGGGCCGCACCGGCGGCGCAGACGCCGATGACGTCGGCATCGAGTTCGGGATCCACCGAAAGCACCGTCGCGACGATTTGCACGTCGTTGCGGAAGCCGTCGGGGAAGAGCGGGCGAATCGGGCGATCGATCTGGCGCGAGCTGAGCACTGCGTGCTCGGGCGGGCGGCCTTCACGCTTGATGTAGCCGCCCGGAATTTTACCGGCCGCGTACATCTTCTCTTCGAAATCGCAGGTGAGTGGGAAAAAGTCGATGCCTTCACGGGGTTTGTTGGAGGCAGTGACGGCGCAGAGCACGACATTTTGGTCGCCGTAACGAACGAGAGCAGAGCCGTTGGCCTGCTTGGCAAGTTCGCCGGTTTCGATGACCATCGTGCGCCCGCCGACCGTAAGGGTCACGGATTCGGGCACAGTATCTCCTAGTTATTTCTTGTTGTAATTGTTTTATTGAACCCCATCCGGTTCGGGGGGGCGCGACGAATGACCTGGGGTGGCGAGGCAAGCGGGCGGGCTGTGGCTCGCTAGGCGAGCGTGTCGACCCCGGTCCCGGTGAAGAACCCGGCGGCCAGCCCTTGTTGAAGGGCGCTTAGCGTGGACCCGGTCTGCGAGAGCACGTTCCCG
Proteins encoded in this region:
- a CDS encoding SDR family oxidoreductase; translation: MGKQAILVTGASTGIGYATAHLLAQNGYAVFAGVRTEDDASRLAAAHPNLTPITLDVTKAADIRTAAALVRESGIPLYGLVNNAGVAVAGPLEFLPLDDIRKQFEINVYGPIAIAQAMLPMLRERGGRIAFIGSIAGRISAPFVGPYSASKAALASLVDAMRQELAGFGIAVSLFEFAAVKTPIWSKGRTAKDALIAKLPAAAIEHYGPFIEAIVAQTEREERHGMEPGAVAEAVLGALRSERPRERYVIGKQAKLQAMVAMLPPSTRDRLIKKAMQLPD
- the pnp gene encoding polyribonucleotide nucleotidyltransferase, with product MPESVTLTVGGRTMVIETGELAKQANGSALVRYGDQNVVLCAVTASNKPREGIDFFPLTCDFEEKMYAAGKIPGGYIKREGRPPEHAVLSSRQIDRPIRPLFPDGFRNDVQIVATVLSVDPELDADVIGVCAAGAALAFSDIPIAKTVAAVRVGRDEDGKFIINPTLPQYVTGGLDVVVAGTSDAVMMVEGGGDEFSEDDFLAAVELAHTEIKKIVKSIDQLAKKVGKAKRQYPVQQVNADLDKWIRKSFAKDVAKAMRVVEKGERETAFGKLSRDEAIARCTKKDEAIKALLEDPQNAKDFGKIIKSMEEDELRTMVVDEKIRPDGRKPNEIRPIWSKVHYVPRVHGSGVFTRGQTQVFTAATLGSTSDAQRLDGIVALEDKRYMHFYNFPPFSVGETRPMRGPGRREIGHGALAERALLPVLPDKESFPYTMRLMSEVLESNGSSSMASVCGSTLALMDAGVPITSHVAGVAMGLVFKGNKFAVLTDIQGLEDALGEMDFKVAGTKKGITAIQMDIKSQGITIAIMREAMAEAKKSRFFIIDKLVETIAEPRTELSPFAPRMIVVKINPAKIKDVIGPGGKMINKIIQETGCEKIDIEDDGTVYITSLDGESGEKARAAVEAITKDIVVGEVYEGTVTRVIAIGAFVQILPGKEGLVHISQLAQNRVEKVEDVVNVGDKLKVKVMEVDGQGRLNLSHKALLPGGAGDGGGGGHRDRAPRESREFIPRRREEAPAPVAAPAAAPAPDAPGAPPMRRRRRPQQNQNHED
- a CDS encoding DUF4145 domain-containing protein gives rise to the protein MASQYQCPFCEHHASITEGIDFEIFYDRLNIDNAYGHHLVFRTTAVVCPNPKCRNVAVTCAIAKPMYPEISGAAKAGKIIQSWPLLPASRAKGLPAFVPRSIVQDYEEACMVEALSAKASATLSRRTVQQIIRDFFGVSEKTLYAEIQAIKGRLPADIWTAIDQLREIGNVGAHPEQDINIMVEVEPEEAAALIRLVEMLIEHTYVARERHNEALAEVAAIAAAKKAAKAAGNGAS
- a CDS encoding TIR domain-containing protein — translated: MSLQKALPVAQAIWDNFAGRSAMPVDLAIALDISPTSSAWRQLTGASIAYGLTAGGYNSKEIQLTALGRRAVAPTEDGDDILALAEAAKKPTVPAEFFGRYEQKKLPADNIGANVLASMGISKERSAASFEVLKQNGMFAGLIIETKTGPFVVAQPRLGGGRFTVAGPAEAPARGVETLENGETYLDAPQEVSRTRTPLTSNSKVFISHGSDHRVLEQLEKAIRIAKLDPVASVKREATAKPVPDKVFDDMRSCFAGIIHVGHEGILTDPDGNEVVRINENVLIEIGAAIALYRKNVILLVEKSVKLPSNLQGLYRCEYEGKELSADALFKVLEAVSQFTSIP
- a CDS encoding menaquinone biosynthesis decarboxylase, encoding MAFDSLRSFVDALRKAGELHVISAPVDPYLEISEITDRVVKAGGPALLFTNVKGSRFPVLTNQFGSQRRMAMAFDADSLASVSERVRKLIDITPPGASLAEKFGALMQLAPLANAIPKTVRSGSCQDIVMKQPDLRALPILTTWPMDGGPFITLPLVITKDPRTNRPNVGMYRMQAYNARETGMHWQRHKQGRAHADAWGDRIPVAVAIGSDPALTYAATAPLPPVLDEYAFAGLLRGKPVELVQAKTVDLKVPADAEFVLEGYVDNTDIRTEGPFGDHTGVYSLADNYPTFHITAITHRRDPIYAATVVGKPPMEDAWLGKATERIFLPILQMVLPEVVDMNLPVEGGFHNLALVSIKKKYPGHAKKVMNALWGLGHMMMLTRTLVIVDADVDVQDPRSVAWFVFNNLAPDRDIVMMPGPVDDLDHGSYNVAYGTKIGIDATRKSAAEGYDREWPPDIVMDAKTQQLVSKRWRDYGLDAISKSLVPDAWSGQGPSAYQRLMRR